One genomic window of Struthio camelus isolate bStrCam1 chromosome 1, bStrCam1.hap1, whole genome shotgun sequence includes the following:
- the RRP7A gene encoding ribosomal RNA-processing protein 7 homolog A, producing the protein MAAAAERVPGEAPAGYTALAVKFGPRQRSPHCLLVKEHRVREGTGTGAAHPPRRTLFVLNVPPYCSRESLSRLFFSCGPVQSVDICDKPEIGEKTETLKSKFFNLKTTKGFRVAYVVFRSPAGVQAAKALSQGGPLLISTESHPVKTGISKWIASYAASVVDREELKAEVDAFMQDYDKQIAEEEAKAAEEEGVPDEEGWVKVTRKGRKPGLPRTEAANLRLLERERRKRARKELLNFYAWQHRETKREHIAQLRKKFEEDKQRIALMRAQRKFRPY; encoded by the exons ATGGCGGCCGCCGCGGAGCGTGTGCCTGGAGAGGCGCCGGCGGGGTACACgg CGCTGGCGGTGAAGTTCGGGCCGCGGCAGCGCTCGCCTCACTGCCTCTTGGTGAAGGAGCACCGGGTGCGCGAAGGGACCGGGACCGGCGCCGCGCACCCGCCCCGCCGCACCCTCTTCGTGCTCAACGTCCCCCCGTATTGCAGCCGG GAATCTCTGTCTAGGCTGTTCTTCAGTTGTGGACCTGTTCAGTCTGTGGATATCTGTGACAAGCCAGAAataggagagaaaacagaaacactCAAGTCCAAATTCTTCAACCTCAAAACCACAAAG GGTTTCCGAGTAGCATACGTGGTGTTCAGGAGCCCAGCTGGTGTCCAGGCAGCCAAGGCCCTGTCGCAGGGAGGTCCTCTGCTGATATCAACAGAGAGTCATCCTGTGAAAACGGGCATCAGCA AGTGGATTGCCAGCTACGCAGCTTCAGTGGTGGATCGGGAAGAACTGAAAGCTGAGGTGGATGCCTTCATGCAAGACTATGACAAACAGATAGCAGAG GAAGAAGCTAAAGCAGCTGAGGAGGAGGGCGTTCCGGATGAGGAGGGCTGGGTGAAGGTAACGCGGAAGGGCCGGAAGCCTGGCCTGCCCCGGACAGAGGCTGCCAACCTGCGTCTGCTGGAGAGGGAGAGGCGGAAAAGGGCCCGCAAAGAGCTGCTCAACTTCTATGCCTGGCAGCATCGTGAGACCAAGAGAGAGC ACATCGCCCAGCTGAGGAAGAAGTTTGAGGAGGACAAGCAGAGAATCGCACTGATGCGAGCCCAGCGCAAGTTTCGGCCGTACTAA